The following are encoded together in the Kribbella voronezhensis genome:
- a CDS encoding AAA family ATPase — MPPDPDPTHPEPAPSDPTQHPDPTPSTLQAEKDYLRTSRAALALMREKTGSLKIYSADPVNAEFLKAAIFRRMQELEDDPEVPLFFGRLDYLEPTEETFHIGRRHVNDEQGEPLVVDWRAEISVPFYRASRTEPMGVGIRRRFGFTHGEMTAFEDEDLTTSAPVGEHSDILDAEIERPRSGPMRDIVATIQPEQDVIVRAGVDETICVQGAPGTGKTAVGLHRAAYLLYAYRDQLSRAGVLVVGPNASFLRYIGDVLPALGEIEAKQTTVEELVARVKIAGPGPAPVDILKGDARMAEVLRRAVWSQVQLPKEALVVPRGSHRWRVPAYEAEELVNELRTRGIRYGAGRAMLPQRLAHAVLLRMETGGDSPDDRVQDSVARSRPVKLYADALWPAVDPAKLLFRLFTDAELLAEHADGILTEDEQALLLWDKAPRSAGAAKWSVADATLIDELADLVDRTPSLGHVVLDEAQDLSAMQLRAVGRRCSTGSMTVLGDIAQGTTPWATPSWDEALKHLGKSGAHTEELTAGFRVPGQVIEYAARLLPQIAPHLTPPTAVRRARGELAITQVPDSLAAAVETLQEITERPGSIGVIVPDALVPAARKALQDKGISFSVLGEEDDVEAHVDVVPAGLAKGLEFDHVVLVEPAGIVAGEADERTGLRRLYVCLTRAVTSLAILHTDDLPDVLR, encoded by the coding sequence GTGCCCCCTGATCCCGACCCCACGCATCCCGAGCCCGCGCCTTCCGACCCCACGCAGCATCCCGACCCGACGCCGTCCACCCTGCAGGCCGAGAAGGACTACCTGCGGACCTCCCGCGCGGCGCTCGCGCTGATGCGGGAGAAGACCGGCTCGCTGAAGATCTACAGCGCGGACCCGGTGAACGCCGAGTTCCTCAAAGCGGCGATCTTCCGCCGGATGCAGGAACTCGAGGACGATCCCGAGGTACCGCTGTTCTTCGGCCGGCTGGATTACCTCGAACCCACCGAGGAAACCTTCCACATCGGCCGCCGGCACGTGAACGACGAGCAGGGCGAGCCGCTGGTGGTCGACTGGCGCGCCGAGATCTCGGTGCCGTTCTACCGGGCCAGCCGGACCGAGCCGATGGGCGTCGGGATCCGCCGCCGGTTCGGCTTCACCCACGGCGAGATGACCGCCTTCGAGGACGAGGACCTGACCACCTCCGCACCGGTCGGCGAACACAGCGACATCCTCGACGCGGAGATCGAGCGGCCGCGGTCCGGCCCGATGCGCGACATCGTGGCGACGATCCAGCCGGAGCAGGACGTCATCGTCCGGGCCGGGGTGGACGAGACGATCTGCGTCCAGGGTGCGCCCGGAACGGGGAAGACGGCCGTCGGGCTGCACCGCGCGGCGTACCTGCTCTATGCGTACCGCGACCAGTTGAGCCGGGCCGGCGTCCTGGTGGTCGGGCCGAACGCGAGCTTCCTGCGGTACATCGGCGACGTGCTGCCCGCGCTGGGCGAGATCGAGGCGAAGCAGACGACCGTCGAGGAGCTGGTCGCGCGGGTCAAGATCGCAGGGCCGGGACCCGCACCGGTCGACATCCTCAAGGGTGACGCGCGGATGGCGGAGGTGCTGCGCCGGGCAGTGTGGTCGCAGGTGCAACTGCCGAAGGAGGCGCTGGTCGTACCGCGGGGATCGCACCGTTGGCGCGTACCGGCGTACGAGGCCGAGGAACTGGTGAACGAGCTCCGCACCCGAGGGATCCGGTACGGCGCCGGCCGGGCGATGTTGCCGCAGCGGCTGGCGCACGCAGTACTGCTCCGGATGGAAACCGGCGGTGATTCGCCGGACGATCGCGTCCAGGACTCGGTAGCGCGGAGCCGGCCGGTCAAGCTGTACGCCGATGCGCTCTGGCCGGCCGTCGATCCGGCGAAGCTGCTGTTCCGGTTGTTCACGGACGCCGAGTTGCTGGCCGAGCACGCCGACGGGATCCTGACCGAGGACGAGCAGGCGCTCCTGTTGTGGGACAAGGCGCCCCGGTCGGCGGGCGCCGCGAAGTGGTCTGTTGCCGACGCCACCCTGATCGACGAGCTCGCTGACCTGGTGGATCGGACGCCCAGCCTCGGCCACGTCGTACTGGACGAGGCGCAGGACTTGTCGGCGATGCAGTTGCGGGCTGTCGGGCGGCGGTGCTCGACCGGTTCGATGACCGTGCTCGGCGACATCGCGCAGGGCACGACACCGTGGGCGACGCCGTCCTGGGACGAGGCGCTGAAGCATCTCGGCAAGAGCGGCGCGCACACCGAGGAGCTCACGGCCGGCTTCCGCGTGCCCGGCCAGGTGATCGAGTACGCCGCGCGGCTGCTGCCGCAGATCGCGCCGCACCTGACGCCACCGACCGCTGTACGACGCGCCCGCGGGGAGCTCGCCATCACCCAGGTGCCGGACAGTCTGGCCGCCGCCGTCGAGACCCTGCAGGAGATCACCGAACGGCCCGGGTCGATCGGCGTGATCGTTCCGGACGCACTGGTCCCCGCAGCCCGGAAAGCCTTGCAGGACAAGGGAATCAGCTTCAGCGTGCTCGGCGAAGAGGACGACGTCGAGGCGCACGTGGACGTCGTACCGGCCGGGCTTGCGAAGGGTCTCGAGTTCGACCACGTGGTTCTGGTGGAACCGGCAGGCATCGTGGCCGGTGAGGCCGACGAGCGAACCGGCCTCCGCCGCCTCTACGTCTGCCTGACCCGTGCGGTCACCTCACTCGCGATCCTGCACACCGACGACCTGCCCGACGTACTGCGCTGA